AGTGGATGACCTGCTCGAAGAGCGCTTCGGTCGGGGCATCGACTCCGGTGAACGGCTCATCGAGCAGATAGATCGCCGCCGGACGAATCAGCGCACGGGCCAGGATGACGCGCTGCTGCTGCCCGCCGGAGAGCCTGCCGATCTGCGTACCGGCGTGGTGGCGCATGCCGACGACATCCAGCGCCCGGAGCGCGTCGTCGGTGCTCTCGTGGCGCAGCGGTCGCCAGCGGCTCGTCTGGCGATATGCGCCCATCAGCACCAGATCGAGAACGCTGGCCGGCAGCGACCAGTCCAGCTTGTCACGCTGGGGGACATAGTTGATCTCCTGCCGGGGTCGACTGCCGAGCTCCGCGCTGAAGCTGACCGTCCCGCGGTCGGGGCGCACGTGGCCAGCGATGACCTTGAGCAGCGTGCTCT
This genomic window from Thermomicrobiales bacterium contains:
- a CDS encoding metal ABC transporter ATP-binding protein; this encodes MSAGSLVDLSGICASYDDREALDHVSLALNAGEVVSFVGPNGAGKSTLLKVIAGHVRPDRGTVSFSAELGSRPRQEINYVPQRDKLDWSLPASVLDLVLMGAYRQTSRWRPLRHESTDDALRALDVVGMRHHAGTQIGRLSGGQQQRVILARALIRPAAIYLLDEPFTGVDAPTEALFEQVIHSLREEGKCVVMATHNLDCARDVSDRVLVLNRRTIALGPPVEALTPVMIAVAFGDISHLHIHGEDAHVHV